One genomic segment of Profundibacter amoris includes these proteins:
- a CDS encoding thiamine phosphate synthase gives MKMSEEFPEKEQAQLYLITPPAFELASFAETFQRVLDVAPVACARLAMATRDEDQIARAGDALREICHARDIPLVIESHLIMVERLGLDGVHLTDGARSVRYARGELSDEAIIGSFCGTSRHDGLNAGEATADYISFGPCGQSALGDGSTAPQDLFQWWSDVVEVPVVAEGALTVDLIKTLSPFTDFFAIGEEIWSADDPADAFKTLAQAIV, from the coding sequence ATGAAGATGAGCGAAGAATTCCCCGAAAAAGAACAGGCCCAGCTATACCTGATCACCCCGCCCGCCTTTGAACTGGCCAGCTTTGCCGAGACCTTCCAGCGTGTGCTGGACGTGGCCCCCGTGGCCTGCGCGCGCCTTGCCATGGCTACCAGGGACGAGGACCAGATCGCCCGTGCCGGTGACGCCCTGCGCGAAATCTGCCACGCCCGCGACATCCCGCTGGTGATCGAAAGCCACCTGATCATGGTCGAACGCCTTGGCCTTGACGGGGTGCATCTGACCGATGGCGCCCGTTCCGTGCGCTATGCCCGGGGCGAGCTGTCGGACGAGGCCATCATCGGCAGTTTCTGCGGCACCTCGCGCCATGACGGGTTGAATGCAGGCGAAGCCACAGCCGATTACATCAGTTTCGGCCCTTGCGGCCAAAGCGCGCTGGGGGATGGGTCCACCGCCCCGCAGGACCTGTTTCAATGGTGGAGCGATGTTGTCGAAGTGCCGGTCGTGGCCGAAGGCGCGTTGACGGTCGATCTGATCAAAACCCTGTCCCCTTTCACCGACTTCTTTGCAATCGGCGAGGAAATCTGGAGCGCTGATGATCCGGCGGATGCTTTCAAAACACTGGCACAGGCCATCGTTTGA